A section of the Triticum dicoccoides isolate Atlit2015 ecotype Zavitan chromosome 7A, WEW_v2.0, whole genome shotgun sequence genome encodes:
- the LOC119333190 gene encoding uncharacterized protein LOC119333190, whose protein sequence is MPSSSGTSESWSRPDDLLDEPTRDRAPRTSDGGDDGDDDVSAERVASRLRKPGALRALCKRYAIPGGFAPVLAGGRSSCSTPPPGSVCVYLDALDAGMRLPLHPFFAAVLTHFGLAPGQLSPNGWRAMAGFVALSRSAGVDPSLAVFRHFFALCPFPPHGFYTLRGKDADGLLFARIRAKFVKGWKEDFFFLASSAPWPCPVEWGEPSRSSTFDPSLTVQEKAVADSLLRARGSSPIDLFAYLHHRNMGAASITGVSPPTPRATTAAARATAGKVTVKSEPDCKVPPCAPSLGKKRKLPEDRADGESSASGPSCPPGFSAPCKSPPATSKDGDWKAARRLLQGTVTPSRERELAASKPADVVASTYVSLLQTANEVAFSLGYALELEEKLRARERKADALQGELHRKLKARETETEALRAELRKAKAELDETAKAAAAREELWRKMKARERDTAEAEALRAELRKAKAVLAEAKADAGIAAAAARGLREELDRNVKARERDAAETDALRAELHKAKAELAATKAEAERAAAARWFWGSSREHARALAERELRGYERGLEDMRRAALHRYPYLDPALLFVPVRAPP, encoded by the exons ATGCCATCCTCCTCCGGGACCTCGGAGTCCTGGTCGCGGCCGGACGACCTCCTCGACGAACCCACCCGCGACCGAGCTCCCCGCACCAGCGACGGAGGCGATGACGGCGACGACGACGTCTCGGCCGAGCGGGTCGCCTCGCGGCTGCGCAAGCCAGGAGCCCTGAGGGCCCTCTGCAAGAGGTACGCCATCCCCGGCGGCTTCGCCCCGGTCCTCGCCGGCGGCCGCtcctcgtgctccacgccgccgcCCGGGTCCGTCTGCGTGTACCTCGACGCGCTGGACGCCGGGATGCGCCTGCCCCTCCACCCCTTCTTCGCCGCCGTGCTCACCCACTTCGGGCTCGCCCCGGGCCAGCTCTCGCCCAACGGCTGGCGCGCCATGGCCGGCTTCGTCGCGCTCTCCCGCTCCGCCGGCGTGGACCCGTCGCTCGCCGTGTTCCGGCACTTCTTCGCGCTCTGCCCGTTCCCGCCGCACGGCTTCTACACCCTCCGCGGCAAGGACGCCGACGGCCTGCTCTTCGCCCGGATTCGCGCCAAGTTTGTCAAGGGCTGGAAGGAGGACTTCTTCTTCCTGGCGTCGTCGGCGCCCTGGCCGTGCCCGGTGGAGTGGGGGGAGCCTTCCAGGTCCTCCACCTTCGACCCGTCGCTCACCGTCCAGGAGAAGGCCGTGGCGGACAGCCTGCTGCGTGCTCGAGGGAGCTCCCCGATCGATCTCTTCGCGtacctccaccaccgcaacatgggCGCGGCCAGCATCACCGGGGTGTCGCCTCCAACTCCTCGAG CCACGACCGCGGCCGCGCGCGCGACGGCAGGGAAGGTGACGGTGAAGAGCGAGCCTGACTGCAAGGTGCCGCCTTGTGCGCCGTCGCTTGGGAAGAAGAGGAAGCTGCCGGAGGACCGTGCGGACGGCGAGAGCTCGGCGTCGGGCCCCTCTTGCCCGCCGGGCTTCTCCGCCCCCTGCAAGTCGCCGCCCGCGACAAGCAAAGATGGTGACTGGAAGGCGGCGAGGCGGCTGCTGCAGGGCACCGTGACGCCGTCGCGGGAGCGCGAGCTCGCCGCGTCCAAGCCGGCCGACGTCGTCGCCTCAACCTACGTGTCACTGCTGCAG ACGGCGAACGAGGTGGCCTTCTCGCTGGGCTACGCTCTGGAGCTGGAGGAGAAGCTGAGGGCGCGCGAGCGCAAGGCGGACGCGCTCCAGGGGGAGCTGCACAGGAAGCTGAAGGCGCGCGAGACCGAGACGGAGGCGCTGCGGGCGGAGCTGCGCAAGGCCAAGGCCGAGCTCGACGAGAcggccaaggcggcggcggcgcgggaggagctgtGGAGGAAAATGAAGGCGCGGGAGCGCGACACCGCCGAGGCGGAGGCTCTGCGGGCGGAACTGCGCAAGGCGAAGGCCGTGCTCGCCGAGGCCAAGGCGGACGCGgggatcgcggcggcggcggcgcgcgggctcaGGGAGGAGCTGGACAGGAACGTGAAGGCGCGGGAGCGGGACGCCGCCGAGACGGACGCGCTGCGGGCGGAGCTGCACAAGGCGAAGGCCGAGCtcgccgcgaccaaggcggaggccgagagggcggcggcggcgcggtggttcTGGGGGTCGAGCAGGGAGCACGCGCGCGCGCTGGCGGAGCGGGAGCTGCGCGGGTACGAGCGCGGCCTGGAGGACATGAGGCGCGCCGCGCTTCATCGCTACCCGTACCTGGACCCGGCGCTGCTCTTCGTGCCGGTCCGCGCCCCCCCGtag
- the LOC119327636 gene encoding uncharacterized protein LOC119327636, with the protein MTRRSTYGPFLMARNITLHGQTNWSKSTQTSHLPCGNAFFCTLGEQFAATKGKNRGKMRKETKKVNVRSAFIIDNSTHRDESIYRNSFLQKICSVTNRNETQLEPMMLLDPTDCFPDRERCVVHSVRYMMQIFSLKLAKVPVNTSSVQLYGCIAARDCLDSLLNYIVNRSRDDPITVHQGSLIEMTGPKRGITMTSPVLVEFDMRIRKGEQEEDDLQLIDGAIDCELTTPSRPSTNRINGDCGAVDITLARVPGAVEATIDVIISKVQSGFSLSLSSFVFAGGSHEGIELFCGTIGESCGLTRRYVIAVQMGSWMHLKFNVGQKGSEYDDLERYCRFKADIHGCDCRQIILEHASISLKVTWLIVR; encoded by the exons ATGACGAGGAG ATCTACTTATGGACCCTTCTTGATGGCAAGGAACATTACATtacatggccaaacgaattggagtAAGTCGACTCAGACCAGCCACCTCCCTTGTGGTAATGCTTTTTTCTGCACCCTCGGCGAGCAATTTGCAGCCACCAAAGGGAAGAATAGAGGGAAAATGAGGAAGGAAACCAAGAAGGTCAATGTAAGATCGGCCTTCATCATTGATAATAGCACCCATCGCGATGAGTCTATATACAGAAACTCTTTTCTCCAAAAAATATGTAGTGTTACAAACCGTAATGAGA CACAACTAGAGCCAATGATGTTATTGGATCCCACTGATTGTTTTCCTGACCGAGAAAGATGTGTTGTGCATTCTGTACGCTACATGATGCAAATATTTTCATTAAAGTTGGCTAAAGTTCCTGTGAACACAAGCTCGGTACAACTATATGGATGTATAGCTGCGCGAGATTGTCTGGATTCATTGCTAAATTATATTGTCAATCGTAGCAGGGACGATCCCATTACAGTGCATCAG GGCTCTCTCATTGAGATGACTGGCCCTAAGAGGGGAATCACAATGACCTCTCCTGTTCTAGTTGAGTTTGACATGAGGATCAGGAAAGGAGAGCAAGAAGAAGATGATCTACAATTAATTGACGGTGCAATAGACTGCGAACTAACCACACCTTCCCGTCCATCCACTAACCGCATTAATGGCGATTGTGGAGCAGTTGACATCACTTTGGCCCGCGTTCCCGGTGCGGTGGAGGCCACTATAGATGTTATTATATCAAAAGTGCAGAGCGGATTCAGTTTATCTCTGAGCTCGTTTGTGTTTGCCGGTGGGTCACATGAGGGAATCGAACTCTTTTGTGGTACTATCGGTGAGTCATGTGGCTTAACAAGAAGATATGTGATTGCTGTACAGATGGGTAGTTGGATGCATTTGAAGTTCAATGTAGGTCAGAAAGGCTCTGAATATGATGATCTGGAACGCTATTGCCGCTTCAAAGCAGACATCCATGGGTGTGACTGTCGACAAATAATACTTGAGCATGCATCAATCTCGCTGAAGGTGACTTGGTTGATTGTGCGATAA
- the LOC119330794 gene encoding E3 ubiquitin-protein ligase SINA-like 4 yields MEGGESCGNSVSEEVKPEWEEGEVLMQGGGGEGGGAVTAAGESMAPVQIDVRMDVALLHCQACLLPLKPPVFKCEAAGHVVCCFCRAGHAALCSRAGTHCGELDAVVGAAKVPCPYKVFGCERYVVYHGAADHQRACQCAPCSCPEPGCVFVGSRAMLLDHFAAGHQRHAVTVRYGRPWNLGFSLSRRWHVLVGEDRSVFLVSLGPLGAATAVSLVYVRPDGAAEAAPQFRCKLSVERPAGDGKDNLVLMTSAVSSSALSTGAPAPGQGMFLAVPQELLSGDTLMLSVRIDLIRPAGGAPKSATPTPQARTPRRLQ; encoded by the exons ATGGAGGGAGGGGAGAGCTGCGGCAATAGCGTGAGTGAGGAGGTGAAGCCGGAGTGGGAGGAAGGAGAGGTCTTGATGCAGGGCGGAGGCGGAGAGGGTGGGGGTGCTGTGACGGCGGCGGGGGAATCCATGGCGCCGGTGCAGATCGACGTGAGGATGGACGTGGCGCTGCTCCACTGCCAGGCCTGCCTCCTCCCCCTCAAGCCTCCCGTGTTCAAG TGCGAGGCCGCCGGGCACGTGGTGTGCTGCTTCTGCCGCGCCGGGCACGCCGCCCTCTGCAGCCGCGCCGGCACCCACTGCGGCGAGCTGGACGCCGTGGTCGGCGCCGCCAAGGTGCCGTGCCCCTACAAGGTGTTCGGCTGCGAGCGCTACGTGGTGTACCACGGCGCGGCGGACCACCAGCGCGCGTGCCAGTGCGCGCCCTGCTCCTGCCCGGAGCCCGGCTGCGTCTTCGTGGGCTCCCGCGCGATGCTGCTCGACCACTTCGCCGCCGGCCACCAGCGCCACGCGGTCACGGTCCGCTACGGCCGGCCTTGGAACCTCGGTTTCTCCCTGTCGCGCCGCTGGCACGTGCTCGTCGGGGAGGACCGCAGCGTGTTCCTCGTCTCCCTCGGCCCGCTCGGCGCTGCCACCGCCGTCTCGCTGGTCTACGTCAGGCCGGACGGCGCGGCCGAAGCGGCGCCCCAGTTCCGGTGCAAGCTGTCCGTGGAGCGCCCGGCGGGCGACGGCAAGGACAACCTGGTCCTCATGACCTCCGCGGTGAGCAGCAGCGCGCTGTCCACCGGCGCGCCGGCGCCCGGGCAGGGGATGTTCCTGGCGGTGCCCCAGGAGCTGCTCTCCGGCGACACTCTCATGCTAAGCGTCCGGATTGATCTGATCCGACCGGCCGGCGGCGCTCCCAAGTCCGCTACACCTACACCACAGGCCAGGACGCCGAGGAGGTTGCAGTGA